The Coprobacillus cateniformis DNA window GTGACAACTGGAACCCCTTCTTCAATAATGACATCAACAATTTCACTTGCATATGGATTCATCAACATAATATTAACTCCAAATGGTTGATTTGTTAATTGCTTACACTTTTGAATTTCAATACGTGTTTGTTCTGCTGACAAAGATCCAGTCGCAATAATACCTAAACCACCACACTGAGAAACACAAGCTGCAAACTCAGCTGTTGCAATATTTGCCATAGCCCCTTGAATAATGGGATATTTAATATTTAATAATTTATTTAACACAATCTTCTCCTCCTACTTGATCAATCAATGTTGCTCCATAAGTTAAACCAGATCCAAATCCTACCAAGATAACTCGCTTACAATCTTTCATCAATCCTTTTTCACAGGCTTCTGCATAAGCAATAGGAATACTTGCTGCTGATGTATTTCCATAATCTTGTAAATTCATATAGAATTTAGAAATATCAATCTTCATTCTTTTTGCAACATGATTAATAATACGATAATTGGCTTGATGAGGAATAATCAAGTCTATATCTTCAATTGTTAAATGTGCTTGCTCAAGGACATTTTCAATGGACTCTTTTAAAACTCTCACAGCAAATCTAAAAACATCATTTCCTTGCATTGTTAAAAAACCAACCGTTGGTAACTGATTTTGTAAATGATGAACCAGAGGAAGACCCTCAGTTTTTAAAACACCATCTAAATCTCCTTCACTATTGGCATAATGATATAATTGTGACTGTCCTTTCGTCACAATCATTGCACCAGCTCCATCTCCAAATAAAACACAAGTACTACGATCATCCCAATTGATAATCTTACTTAAAGTTTCACTTCCAATCACCAAAATATGCTCATAACGATTTAACAAATCGCAAGCTAATTGAAAAGCATATAAGAAACCACTGCATGCTGCATTCAAGTCAAATGCCAATATTGGATAATCATTTAAACCTAGTTTTGCTTGAACCAAACAAGCTGTTGATGGTGTCATACTATCAGGTGTCATTGTTGCAACAATAATGACTTGGATATCTTCTTTTTGAAGACCAGCATTCTCAATAGCATGCAATGATGCACGGACAGCTAAATCACTGGTATTTTCAGTTTCACTTATATAACGACTTGTTATTCCTGTTCTTTGAACAATCCATTCATCGTTTGTTTCGACTCTTTTTTCTAAATCAAAGTTTGTTACTTTCTGACTCCCTCTAGCCAAACCACTTCCTAATATTTTGATACGATTCATGACATTCTTCCCATCTGACGAAATTTCTCATAACGTTTTTCTAACATATCTTTTTCTTTCATCGTTTTTAATCTTTTGAATTCATCCCATAAATAGCGATCTAAATCATGGAGAACAAGTTTGAGATCATTTTGCATTCCACCAGTTGGCTCTTTCACTAAATAATCAACAATACCTTTATGATATAAGTCATAAGATGTTAATTTCATGACTTCAGCAGCTTCTTGAGAACGCGTTTCATCTTTCCATAAGATACTGGCAAAACCTTCTGGTGAGAGAACAGAATAAACTGCATTTTCTAACATACAAATGCGATCAGCAACACTGAGTGCCAATGCTCCTCCACTGCCACCTTCTGAAAGCACAACACAAATAACTGGTGTTTTTATATCAGAAAAAGTATATAAACATTCTGCAATGGCTTGCGCCTGTCCACGCTCTTCCGCTTCAATTCCTGGATAGGCTCCTGCTGTATCAACAAAAGTAATAATAGGTCGATGAAATTTTTCTGCCTGTTTTGCTAAACGTAAAGCTTTACGATATCCTTCTGGATTACACATCCCAAAATTTCTATCTAAATTTTCTTGTAAAGTTTTACCTTTAGCTTGAGCAATAACAGTTACAGGCATATCATGGAAATAACCGATACCACCAATAATAGCCTGATCATCTCCATAATAACGATCACCATGCAACTCATAAAAATCATGGAACAGTCCTTCAATAAAATCACTCGCTTTTGGTCGTGAGGGATGTCTTGCAAGACAAACACGATCCCAAGCTGTGAGATTATCATAAGTTGCTTTTATCAATTCATCAATTTCATTTGTAAGTAAATCATATTCTTCTCCAGCCTCTAATGTGATTAAATGAGCTTGGAGTTCTTTTATTTTTCTTTCGTTATCTATGAGGCTCATAACTTCCCTCCATGCATTCTCAACAAGTCAGAGAATACTTTCTTTAAATCTTTTCTTTCAACAATCATATCTAAAAAACCTTTTTCTAACAGAAACTCTGCAGTTTGGAATCCTTCAGGCAATTCTTGTTTTAAAGTATCTTGAATCACACGTTTTCCTGCAAAACCAATTAAAGCATTTGGCTCTGAAATAATAATATCTCCAAGCATTGCAAAACTCGCACTCACGCCACCTGTTGTCGGATGGGTTAACAAAGTGATATAAAAACCTCCGAGATTTGAAAATCGTTTTAATGCACTGCTGACTTTTGCCATTTGCATCAATGAATCTATACCTTCTTGCATACGTGCTCCACCGCTTGTACAACTAATAATCAGTGGTAATTTTTTTCTAGCTGCCAATTCAACACCTTTACAAATCTTTTCACCAACAACTTTGCCCATGCTCCCCATCATAAAATGAGAATCCATGATACATAGGACAACTTTTTGACTGTCTATTTGACCAATCCCTACAATAACAGCTTCATTCATACCCGTTGTCATCTTTGCTTTATGCAGTTTTTGATCATAGCCAGGAAAATTTTCTATATTGGATGATGTGTCTTTTTCAAAATATTCTCGCCAACTTCCATCATCTACTAGGTCTCTAATTCTTTGTCTTGCACTAATTTTCATATGATGACCACATTTTGGACAAACATAATCATTCTCTACTAGTGAGAAATAAGGAAGTGATTCATGACAGGCATCACATTGTTTAAAGATATTATCTGGGACCTCTTTTTTCTCTTTGGGTTTGTGTCTCTTTAACCAAGCTGAAAATTCTTTTAATTCTTGGTTTCTCTTTTTAAACAATTGATCCATTATCTTTCAACTCCTTTATAAACTTTTCACAGAATCCCGTATCATAACTTCCATCAATAAAATCCTTAGAATGTAAAACATAATAATGAAACTCTGTATTTGTTGAAATACCATCTATAATCACTTCACTTAATGCTGCTCGCATTTTCTTAATACATTCAAGACGAGTAGGTGCAAAAGTAATCAATT harbors:
- a CDS encoding beta-ketoacyl-ACP synthase III, with the translated sequence MNRIKILGSGLARGSQKVTNFDLEKRVETNDEWIVQRTGITSRYISETENTSDLAVRASLHAIENAGLQKEDIQVIIVATMTPDSMTPSTACLVQAKLGLNDYPILAFDLNAACSGFLYAFQLACDLLNRYEHILVIGSETLSKIINWDDRSTCVLFGDGAGAMIVTKGQSQLYHYANSEGDLDGVLKTEGLPLVHHLQNQLPTVGFLTMQGNDVFRFAVRVLKESIENVLEQAHLTIEDIDLIIPHQANYRIINHVAKRMKIDISKFYMNLQDYGNTSAASIPIAYAEACEKGLMKDCKRVILVGFGSGLTYGATLIDQVGGEDCVK
- a CDS encoding acetyl-CoA carboxylase carboxyltransferase subunit alpha, which produces MSLIDNERKIKELQAHLITLEAGEEYDLLTNEIDELIKATYDNLTAWDRVCLARHPSRPKASDFIEGLFHDFYELHGDRYYGDDQAIIGGIGYFHDMPVTVIAQAKGKTLQENLDRNFGMCNPEGYRKALRLAKQAEKFHRPIITFVDTAGAYPGIEAEERGQAQAIAECLYTFSDIKTPVICVVLSEGGSGGALALSVADRICMLENAVYSVLSPEGFASILWKDETRSQEAAEVMKLTSYDLYHKGIVDYLVKEPTGGMQNDLKLVLHDLDRYLWDEFKRLKTMKEKDMLEKRYEKFRQMGRMS
- the accD gene encoding acetyl-CoA carboxylase, carboxyltransferase subunit beta; translated protein: MDQLFKKRNQELKEFSAWLKRHKPKEKKEVPDNIFKQCDACHESLPYFSLVENDYVCPKCGHHMKISARQRIRDLVDDGSWREYFEKDTSSNIENFPGYDQKLHKAKMTTGMNEAVIVGIGQIDSQKVVLCIMDSHFMMGSMGKVVGEKICKGVELAARKKLPLIISCTSGGARMQEGIDSLMQMAKVSSALKRFSNLGGFYITLLTHPTTGGVSASFAMLGDIIISEPNALIGFAGKRVIQDTLKQELPEGFQTAEFLLEKGFLDMIVERKDLKKVFSDLLRMHGGKL